One window of Haemorhous mexicanus isolate bHaeMex1 chromosome 16, bHaeMex1.pri, whole genome shotgun sequence genomic DNA carries:
- the LOC132334755 gene encoding olfactory receptor 14A16-like, which produces MSNSSSISHFLLLALADTRQLQLLHFCLLLGISLAALLGNGLIISAVACGHHLHTPMFFFLLNLALTDLGSICTTVPKAMHNSLWDTRTISYKGCAAQLFFFLFFISTEYFLLTIMCYDRYVSICKPLHHGTLLGSRACAHMAAAAWASAFLYSLMHTANTFSLPLCHGNALGQFFCEIPQILKLSCSKSNLREHGLLTVSVCLVLGCFVFIVFSYVQIFRAVLRIPSEQGQHKAFSTCLPHLAVVSLFVSTGTFTYLKPPSKLSPSLDLALSVLYSVVPPALNPLIYSLRNQELKAAVWRLITGWLRKH; this is translated from the coding sequence atgtccaacagcagctccatcagccacttcctcctgctggccttggcagacacgcggcagctgcagctcctgcacttctgcctcttgctgggcatctccctggctgccctcctgggcaacggcctcatcatcagcgccgtagcctgcggccaccacctgcacacgcccatgttcttcttcctgctcaacctggccctcactgacctgggctccatctgtaccactgtccccaaagccatgcacaattccctctgggacaccaggaccatctcctacaAAGGAtgtgctgcccagctctttttctttctgttcttcatcTCAACAGAGTATTtcctcctgaccatcatgtgctacgaccgctacgtgtccatctgcaaacccctgcaccacgggaccctcctgggcagcagagcttgtgcccacatggcagcagctgcctgggccagtgcctttctctatTCACTGATGCACAcggccaatacattttccctgcccctgtgccatggcaatgccctgggccagttcttctgtgaaatcccccagatcctcaagctctcctgctccaaatccAACCTAAGGGAACATGGGCTCCTAACAGTTAGTGTCTGTTTGGTActtggttgttttgtgttcattgttttctcctatgtgcagatcttcagggctgtgctgaggatcccctcagagcagggacagcacaaagccttttccacctgcctccctcacctggccgtGGTCTCCCTTTTTGTCAGTACTGGCACATTTACCTATCTGAAGCCCCCCTCCAAgttgtccccatccctggatctggccctgtcagttctgtactcagtggtgcctccagccctgaaccccctcatctacagcctgaggaaccaggagctcaaggctgcagtgtggagactGATCACTGGATGGCTTCGGAAACATTAA